GGCGTCGCGCCTGGCCGATAGCCGCCACGCCCCCCTGTTCATCCGATGCGACCTGACCGACGTGGACGCCCTGCGCGATGCGGTGGCACGGGCGCGCGACGCGTTCGGTCCGGTCGGGGTGCTCGTCAACAACGCGGCCAACGACGTCCGCCATGAGATCGCCGACACCGGCGTGGACGATTTCGATCGCAGTATCGCCACCAACCTGCGCCACCAGTACTTCGCGACCCAGGCGGTCATGCCCGACATGCGCCTGGCGGGGGAGGGTTCCATCATCTGCCTGGGGTCGACCGGCTGGATGAAGAAAAACGCCGGGTACCCGATGTACGCCACCGCGAAGGCGGCCATCGTCGGCTTCGTGTACGGCATGGCACGTGAGCTTGGCCACGACCGCATCCGCATCAACTGCCTCGTCCCGGGCTGGGTCATCACCGACAAGCAGCGCGAACTGTGGCTGGACGACGAAGGCGAAGCCGAAATCCGCCGGGTGCAGTGCCTTCCCGGTCACCTCATGCCGGAGGATCTTGCGAGGATGGCGTTGTTTCTTGCCGCCGACGACAGTCGCATGTGCACGGGACAGAACTTCATCGTGGACGGCGGCTGGGTCTGAACGATCACGGCGGACAGACACGAACGCGACGGGATCCATACATCACGCGGCATCCAATGCCATGAATCCTATCCTTCTCCAAGGGTTCACGACTTATGGACGTCGCCATCAAGCAACAGGTCGAGGCCGCCCACCCCAAGGCGGCCGTCGTCACCACATGCATACTCGCCGCGCTGGCGGGCCTCATGTTCGGGCTGGACATCGGCGTCATCTCTGGCGCGCAACAGTTCATCCAGGCCGAATTCAAGATCGACGATCACATGATCGAATGGATCGTCAGCGCGATGATGGCCGGCGCTGCCGTCGGGGCGCTCGGCGCGGGCTGGATGTCCGCCTCGCTGGGCCGAAAGCGGTCGCTCCTCCTGGGCGGCGTGCTGTTCATCGCGGGATCCCTGTTCTGCGCTTCCGCATGGAGCCCTGAGATCCTCATCGTCGCGCGCTTCGTCCTCGGGCTGGCGATCGGCGTCGCTACCTTCACGGCACCGCTCTATCTCGCCGAAGTGGCACCCGAGCGCATCCGTGGCGCCATGATCTCGACCTACCAGCTGATGATCACCACGGGCATCCTGCTGGCCTTCCTCTCCGACACCGCGTTCAGCGCGTCGGGCAACTGGCGGTGGATGCTCGGCATCATCGCCGCGCCAGGCGTGCTGTTCCTCGTGGGCCTGTTCTTTCTCCCCGATAGTCCCCGTTGGCTGCTCCTGAAAGGACGTCGCGAAGATGCGCAGGTCGTGCTGGCGAAGCTTCGCGGCGACGAGAAAGTGGTCGAAAAGGAAGTCGCCGATATCGAAGAGCAGCTGAAGACGCCGCAGCACGGGTGGAGCATGTTCCGCGAAAACCCGAACTTCCGCCGCTCGGTGGGCCTCGGTGTGCTGTTGCAGGCCATGCAGCAGTTCACCGGCATGAACGTGGTGATGTACTACGCGCCACGCATCTTCAAGGACATGGGATACGACACCCACGCGCAGATGTGGTTTACCGCAGCCGTTGGCCTGACCAACGTGTTGGCGACGCTCATCGCGTTCGGCCTGGTCGACCGTCTCGGCCGAAAGCCCATCCTTTACGCGGGCTTCGCCATCATGGCCATCGGGCTGGGCGTGGTCGGCACGATGATGGGCATGGGCATCCACTCGCGCGGCGAGCAGTTCTTCACGGTGGGCATGCTGCTGCTCTTCATCGTGGGATTCGCCATGTCCGCCGGCCCGCTCATCTGGACCCTATGCTCCGAGGTGCAGCCCCTAAAAGGACGCGACTTCGGCATCGCCTGCTCGACCTTCACCAACTGGGTCACCAACATGATCGTCGGCGCCACCTTCCTCAGCCTGCTCAGCGGGTTCGGCAACGCGCAGACATTCTGGCTATACGCCGCGCTCAACGCCGTGTTCATCGTGCTTACGTTCTGGCTGGTGCCGGAGACCAAGGGCGTGACGCTGGAACAGATCGAACGCAACCTCATGGGCGGCAAGCCGCTGAGGCAGATCGGCCGATAACTGCCGTGCGCGCGCGTAGCACATTCGGCTAGGCGGACGTCTGAGAAAAACGGTGAAACATCCGTTTCAACACGTCGGCGAATCGGCAAAAAATCCCGATTTTTGAGAATGTTTCTATATGTAAGCCTGTTTGATTCCGACAAAATTTCCACGTGGTCACGGTACATCGACGTACCGCGATCACGTGGGGCCGCGTCACGCCGTCCCTTTGCCGGGGCAAGCCGGCTCGGCCAGTCGAAATCAGTACAAGGTCAATTGGATGAACCTCAAGGCAATCACCTCCGCCCTGCTCCTGGCAGGCTTCGCCGCGTCGCCCGCTTTCGCGGAGAGCGGGACGATCAACTTCACCGGCTCCATCGCTAACGTCACCTGCACCATCAATGGCGGCAGCAGCGCTCCGCTCGTCGCCGATATCGGCAGCATCAGCGCCGGCGACCTCGCCAATGTCGGCGACCGCCAGGGCAAGGCGTCCATCGTGATCACCGTCGGCGCCCCCGGTGAAACCTCGTGCCCGAACGGCACCAAGGTGTGGGCCCGATTCGATGAAGACCCCACCCTGGTCGACCTCGTGACCGGCATGGTCAAGGTCACCCCGGGCCCGAACGCCGCAGCCGGCGTCCAGATCCGCCTGTTCAACGAAAACAACGAGGCGATGCACCTCAAGGACGACCAGAAGATCTTCAAGAAGACGGTGCAGGACAACCAGGCCACCATCATTCACACGGCCTCGTACGAAGCGATCGGCCCGGTCACCGCCGGCACGGCGAATGGCCTGGTCCGCTACACGGTCAACTACGAGCCGGCAGGTTAAAAGCCTCTCATGGAAAAGCTGCCGGCCGCTGGCCGGCGGCTTCATCAAGGATGTCGATCATGGCTAGAAAGACGGGCTCGACACGAGCGCGGGCCGCAATCCTGGGACTTTCGCTTTCGGTGGTTTCTACGCTGGCCAGTGCCAGCGTCGTCATGAATGCCACGCGTTACATCTATGCGGCGGACGACAAGGAAATTACGGTCAAGGTGTCGAATGTCGGCAAGTCGCCGGTGCTTTCGCAGGCATGGATCGACAGTGGCGATGCAAAAGCTACGCCGGAAACGGTCAACGTACCTTTCAATCTCACGCCTCCCATTGCGCGCATCGAGGCCGGGAAAGCCCAGACCCTTCGTATCTCGTTCACGGAAGCCGATCTACCCATCGACCGTGAAAGCCAGTTCTGGATCAACGTCCTCGAGGTTCCACCGAAACCTGCGGAAACCGAAAACGACAGCAATCATATCCAATTGGCCGTGCGATACCGACTCAAGCTCTTCTATCGCCCCAAAGGGCTCAAAGGCACGCCGGACGACGCAGCAAGTCACCTCGTATGGTCGAGAGTTGGCACGAACGCCGTCAGTGTTCATAACGACAGCGCTTTTCACGTCACGGTCAACGATGCCTCATTAAAGGCGGATGGAGGTTCACATTCCATCGAACCGTTTGCTCTTGCTCCCCGTTCCAGCAAGCGCATCGAGGTGGAGAGCTTGTCGTCCGGCACCGAAAAGGCCGACGTGACGTACCAGACCATCAATGACTATGGCGGCTTCGTCGAACACTCGACGACCCTCTGACACATTACTCCACCGAACGCGGCGAACCCCCGCCGCTGGCGACGCATCATGATCGACACCCCACGGACAATTCGATCCGGACGTAGGCTGCTGCCTGTGCAAAAGCGACTGGCGGTTGCGCTATCGCTGGCAATCGCCTGCGTCGAGGAGGCAAACGCCCTTGTCGATCCCGAGCCGGCACCGCAGGCGGCCTTCAGCAGCGATTTCCTTCACGTCGCGGGCCCGGTCGACCTCTCTCGATTCGAGCGTGGCAACGTCACCCTTGCGGGGGTTTACCGGCCCGCCATCCGGGTTAACGATACACCGGTCCCCGGTATGGGCGAAGTCACCTTTCGTCAGGTGCCAGGCATCGAGAGTGCGCAGCCCTGTCTGGATCGCGGCATGTTGATCCGGTTCGGCCTCGATCCGGACAAACTCGCCACGCAGGTGGCATCCGGCAACTCCGTGAAGCCGCTCACCGATGAGCCCTTTTGCGGACACATCGGCGACTACCTGCCCGGAGCGTCGATCGACTTCGACGATTCCGAGCAGATCCTTCACGTATCGATTCCCCAGGCTTTCATGGCCTCACGGGCACGGGGATACGTCAGTCCCGATCTTTGGGACGACGGCGAAACGACGGCCATGCTCAACTACAACGTCAATACGTACCATGTGCGGTCCGGAGAGCGCCGTAGCACGGCCACGTTTGGAGGCATTCGCGCCGGGGCCAATCTCGGCGGATGGCGTCTCCGCCATACCGGCAACATGAGCCTGCGTGATGGACGGCACCGCTGGCAGAACACGCAGACCTACGCACAGCACGACCTCACGGATGCACGGGCGCGACTGACGGTGGGCGATAGTTATACCAGCGGTGAGATCCTGGATAGCGTGCGGCTGCGCGGCATAGCGATCGCCAGCGATCAACGCATGCTACCGGCCTCCCAACGAGGATACGCACCGACCGTTCGCGGTATCGCGCAGAGCAACGCCCAGGTCGCCATCCGGCAGAACGGCTACCTCATTCACAGCACCACCGTGGCGCCGGGCGCGTTCGAGATCGACGACCTTTACCCCACCGGGTACGGAAGCGACCTGGAAGTGACCGTTACCGAGGCCGACGGCCGCACGCGAACCTTCGTCGTGCCCTATACCTCCGTGCCGCAGATGTTGCGCGAAGGAGCGTACCGATTCGCCGTCGCCGCGGGCCAAGTCGTGGATAACAGCGTGGCGGATACGCCGTTCGTATTCCAGGCTACCTACCAGCGTGGTCTCACGACGAACACCACGCTCTACGCCGGGACGACGGCCTCGAACAGCTATGGGTCGGGCCTGCTTGGCGGCGCCATCAACCTTCCGTTCGGTGCGGTATCGCTCGATGTGACGGCGTCGCGCGCCGCGTTCCGGTATGGCGGAGTGCGGCGAGGCGTGAGCACCCGGCTTCGCTACAACCGCTCGGTGCTTTCCACGGGTACGAACTTCGGAGTGGCGGCCTACCGCTTCTCGACGCGAGATTACCTGGGTGTCACGGACGCCGCTCGCATCCGTTCGTATCTGAAGTATGGCGGCCTTGATCCGCAAGCTGGCGGCGAACGCGGCCGATTCGAGGCGACCGTCGCACAGACATTGGGGCAGGGGCAGCTCTCGCTGACCGGCTCCATCAGCGACTACTGGGGCGCGCGGGGTCGCGACTCGGCCTTCTCGGTGGCCTACGGTGGTGGCTGGCGTTCCATGTCTTACAACGTCTCCGTCCAGCGTGCCAGGTTGGGCAACGTATTGAGTGCCATCCCGGGCAGGCAAAGCGGCGAGGTCGACACCACGGTTTATGTGTCTCTTTCGATACCGCTGGGTCATGCGCCCGGGGCGCCCAGCCTGAATACTACGCATACCCAGGGGAGCCGAGCCGGAAGCAGCACGCTCGCCTCATTGAACGGATATGCCGACCGCGATGGCACCCTGTCCTACAACGTCACGGCCAGTCGCTCGCGGCAGGATGGTCATGGCAGCAACGCCGGTAGCGGAAGCCTCGCCTATCGTGCCCATGCCGGTAGCTACCGCATCGGCGCGGCTACCTTGAGCGGCGGGGGGCAGCAGTACTCCGTCGGTGCGGCGGGCGCCCTCGTCGTACATCGCGATGGCCTCACCCTGTCGCAGGAGCTCGGCGAAACCAACGCCATCATCCATGCGCCGGGCGCCGCAGGCGCTCGCGTGGAAAGCACGGCCGGGGTACGGCTCGACCGCCATGGCAATGCGGTCGTACGCGGACTGCTCCCCTACCAGATCAATACCATCGCCATCGATCCGCGCGGCGCGTCCCACGATGTCGAACTCGAGAGCACGTCGGAGTCGGTCGCTCCCCGGGCGGGCGCCTTCGCCCGACTCGAATACAAGACATCGCAGGCCCAGTCCCTGCTCATTCATGCCACGAAGCCCGACGGACAAGCGCTTCCTTTCGGAGCATCCGTGTACGACGCCGCCGGGCAAGCGATAGGGGTCGTGGGACAGGGCAGCAAGATCTTCACGCGTGGCGCCAAGGCAGGG
This window of the Luteibacter aegosomatis genome carries:
- a CDS encoding SDR family NAD(P)-dependent oxidoreductase: MSSFATYPSLLDRTVLITGGASGIGESFVAHFAAQGAKVAFLDIADDAGKALASRLADSRHAPLFIRCDLTDVDALRDAVARARDAFGPVGVLVNNAANDVRHEIADTGVDDFDRSIATNLRHQYFATQAVMPDMRLAGEGSIICLGSTGWMKKNAGYPMYATAKAAIVGFVYGMARELGHDRIRINCLVPGWVITDKQRELWLDDEGEAEIRRVQCLPGHLMPEDLARMALFLAADDSRMCTGQNFIVDGGWV
- a CDS encoding sugar porter family MFS transporter — translated: MDVAIKQQVEAAHPKAAVVTTCILAALAGLMFGLDIGVISGAQQFIQAEFKIDDHMIEWIVSAMMAGAAVGALGAGWMSASLGRKRSLLLGGVLFIAGSLFCASAWSPEILIVARFVLGLAIGVATFTAPLYLAEVAPERIRGAMISTYQLMITTGILLAFLSDTAFSASGNWRWMLGIIAAPGVLFLVGLFFLPDSPRWLLLKGRREDAQVVLAKLRGDEKVVEKEVADIEEQLKTPQHGWSMFRENPNFRRSVGLGVLLQAMQQFTGMNVVMYYAPRIFKDMGYDTHAQMWFTAAVGLTNVLATLIAFGLVDRLGRKPILYAGFAIMAIGLGVVGTMMGMGIHSRGEQFFTVGMLLLFIVGFAMSAGPLIWTLCSEVQPLKGRDFGIACSTFTNWVTNMIVGATFLSLLSGFGNAQTFWLYAALNAVFIVLTFWLVPETKGVTLEQIERNLMGGKPLRQIGR
- a CDS encoding fimbrial protein, which codes for MNLKAITSALLLAGFAASPAFAESGTINFTGSIANVTCTINGGSSAPLVADIGSISAGDLANVGDRQGKASIVITVGAPGETSCPNGTKVWARFDEDPTLVDLVTGMVKVTPGPNAAAGVQIRLFNENNEAMHLKDDQKIFKKTVQDNQATIIHTASYEAIGPVTAGTANGLVRYTVNYEPAG
- a CDS encoding fimbrial biogenesis chaperone → MARKTGSTRARAAILGLSLSVVSTLASASVVMNATRYIYAADDKEITVKVSNVGKSPVLSQAWIDSGDAKATPETVNVPFNLTPPIARIEAGKAQTLRISFTEADLPIDRESQFWINVLEVPPKPAETENDSNHIQLAVRYRLKLFYRPKGLKGTPDDAASHLVWSRVGTNAVSVHNDSAFHVTVNDASLKADGGSHSIEPFALAPRSSKRIEVESLSSGTEKADVTYQTINDYGGFVEHSTTL
- a CDS encoding fimbria/pilus outer membrane usher protein, with protein sequence MIDTPRTIRSGRRLLPVQKRLAVALSLAIACVEEANALVDPEPAPQAAFSSDFLHVAGPVDLSRFERGNVTLAGVYRPAIRVNDTPVPGMGEVTFRQVPGIESAQPCLDRGMLIRFGLDPDKLATQVASGNSVKPLTDEPFCGHIGDYLPGASIDFDDSEQILHVSIPQAFMASRARGYVSPDLWDDGETTAMLNYNVNTYHVRSGERRSTATFGGIRAGANLGGWRLRHTGNMSLRDGRHRWQNTQTYAQHDLTDARARLTVGDSYTSGEILDSVRLRGIAIASDQRMLPASQRGYAPTVRGIAQSNAQVAIRQNGYLIHSTTVAPGAFEIDDLYPTGYGSDLEVTVTEADGRTRTFVVPYTSVPQMLREGAYRFAVAAGQVVDNSVADTPFVFQATYQRGLTTNTTLYAGTTASNSYGSGLLGGAINLPFGAVSLDVTASRAAFRYGGVRRGVSTRLRYNRSVLSTGTNFGVAAYRFSTRDYLGVTDAARIRSYLKYGGLDPQAGGERGRFEATVAQTLGQGQLSLTGSISDYWGARGRDSAFSVAYGGGWRSMSYNVSVQRARLGNVLSAIPGRQSGEVDTTVYVSLSIPLGHAPGAPSLNTTHTQGSRAGSSTLASLNGYADRDGTLSYNVTASRSRQDGHGSNAGSGSLAYRAHAGSYRIGAATLSGGGQQYSVGAAGALVVHRDGLTLSQELGETNAIIHAPGAAGARVESTAGVRLDRHGNAVVRGLLPYQINTIAIDPRGASHDVELESTSESVAPRAGAFARLEYKTSQAQSLLIHATKPDGQALPFGASVYDAAGQAIGVVGQGSKIFTRGAKAGSRLTVSWGTSEVDRCEIDVPASIDSLGLHGMHRSFKAPCANDSMVSAPPIKAAIAA